Part of the Prevotella communis genome is shown below.
ACACTAAGTGCCAACATAGTAGAGCGACAGAAAAACAGTCATATACGTCTGCAATGGGTAGACGAAGAAGAACCGGAAGCTTATTGGGAAATGAGAATTGGCAAGAGCGAACTGACGGAAGAACTTTGTCTGTGCGTAGTGGACTTTGCCCCAGCAGAAGATATTGAAGACCTGCACGAACTGTGGGACGACAATCTGGACCGACTGCATCAGTCGAGCGGATTTTAAGATTCAAGGATTAAGGTTTGAGGTTTAAGGTTTTTGTATCCCTCCGGTAACAAGCGAGCGGAGGTTTATTGTTAAAAAATAACAAGGTACACGAGAAATCTCAAACCTCAAACCCCAAACCTCAAAAAAAATGAGTACCTTTGCAGCCTGAATTATGTTTAGGATAAAGAAATTAGATATATTTATCGCGAAACAGTTTGGACTGCTTTTCGTAGGAACCTTCTTCATTTGCCTCTTTGTGCTGATGATGCAGTTCCTATGGCGTTATGTTGACGAACTTATCGGAAAGGGACTGTCCATGGAAATCCTGGCACAGTTCTTTTGGTATATGGCCCTGGGACTGATGCCGCAGGCCTTCCCCCTGGCTATCCTGCTGTCATCACTGATTGCCTACGGAAACCTGGGCGAAAGCAGTGAGCTGACTGCCATTAAGGCGGCAGGCATCTCGCTGATGCAGTCTATGCGTTCACTCATTTTCATTGTACTCTGCATCGCAGGTATCTCATTCTACTTCCAAAACGTCGTGGTGCCCAGTGCTAACATGCAGCTGAAGCAACTGCTGGTATCCATGAAACAGAAGAGTCCGGAACTGGAGATTCCTGAAGGTACATTCTACGACGGAATTCCCAATTCAAACCTATACGTTGAGAAGAAGGACCTGAAAACCGGTCACCTGTACGGCATCATGATTTACCGTCAGACAGGCTCGTATGAGGATCAGACCATTATCCTTGCCGACTCAGGCATGTTGCAGTCTACAGCGGAGAAAAAGCACCTGCTGCTGACGCTATGGAATGGCGAATGGTTTGAGAACATGCGCTCACAGGATATGGGTGGCACGGCCGAGGTGCCTTATCGCCGCGAGTCATTCGGACATAAACAGATTCTGCTGGACTTTGACGGTGATTTCAATCTGGCCGATGCCAGCAACTTCACAAATGATGCCAGTGCGAAGAGTGTCATGCGCATCCTGCACGACCTGGACTCTATCAAGTTATCCAACGATTCTATAGGACGTTCCTTCTTCGAGGAGGCCAGGAACTATACCTTCAGGACAGAGGAGCTGACCCCGCAGGACTCGGTTAAGCTCCAGTCACTGACCGCCGAGGACATCCCCGTCATGGACAGCGTCTATGCGAAGATGAACCAGGACAAGCAACGCGAAGTGGCACGACAGGCCGCACGTCAGGCACAAAACGCACTGAGCGATGTGGAGATGAAGAGCGACTACGCAAAATACCAGAACCGCCTGGAGCGTGTGCACCTGCTGGAGGCCATCGGGAAATTCACCCTGGCACTTTCATGTATCATCTTCTTCTTTATCGGTGCACCACTGGGAGCTATTATCCGAAAAGGCGGACTGGGTGTGCCTGTCATCGTGTCGGTCATTGTGTTCCTGGTATTCTACCTATTGGATATGACAGGCATGCGTATGGCCCGTGATGACAACTGGACCGTATGGTTCGGGCGCAGCATATCCACGGTAGTACTGGCACCGCTGGCAGTCTTCTTCACGTATAAGGCCAACCGCGACTCTACGGTCTTCAACATTGACGCCTACCGCCTCTTCCTCATGCGCATACTGGGTCTGCGCATGAAGCGCAACATCACACGCAAGGAGGTGATTATCGAGGAGCCGAAATACCGCATGGATGCCAATATGCTCCAGACTATCAACGAGGATATCGCCATCTATTCGGAAACACACAAGCTATTACGCTGGCCGTCCCCCATCAAGGTATTCTTCCGTGCCGGTGACGATCATGAGATAGAACATATCAACGAGGTGCTGGAGACGACTATCGAGGACCTGGGATACGCACGCGACAAGCATGTACTATATACACTCAACGAGTATCCTATCATAGCCACGCATGCACACACGCGTCCGTTTGAAAAGAAATGGCTGAATATCGTCAGCGGTCTGTTCCTGCCCCTGGGTATCTTCTTCTATTGCCGCATGATACGCTTCCGCCTGCGCCTGTACCGCGACCTGCGCGACATCAGCAATACTAGCAACAAGTTGATGCCAATTATCCAGGAGCTGGCCGACAAGCAAAAGGACAAGTTGCTGGACGAGACTTATAAAGATTATACAAAACTTGAAATACAACAAAATGATGGAGACATTCAAGCTGAACAAGATAAGTGAGGCCATCGATGATTTTCGTGATGGTAAGTTTGTAATCGTGGTAGACGACGAAGACCGCGAGAACGAGGGTGACCTGATCTGTGCCGCAGAGAAGATTACACCTGAGATGGTGAACTTCATGCTGAAATATGCACGTGGCGTATTGTGCGCACCTATCACAATCAGTCGCAGTGAGGAACTGGACCTGCCCCATCAGGTCAGTGAGAACACCTCTGTGCTGGGTACGCCCTTCACAGTGACGGTGGACAAGCTGGAAGGATGTACCACCGGTGTGTCGGCTCACGACCGCGCCGCTACCATCCAGGCATTGGCCGACCCTGCATCAACCCCTCAGACGTTTGGACGTCCAGGTCATATCAACCCGCTTTATGCACAGGACAACGGCGTACTGCGCAGGAGTGGACACACGGAGGCTGCAGTAGACCTGTGCCGTCTGGCAGGACTCTACCCCGCAGGTGCACTGATGGAAATCATGAATGATGATGGTACGATGGCCCGTATGCCGGAGCTGCAGGCCTTTGCCCAGGAGCACAACCTGAAGATTATCACCATCAAGGACCTGATTGCCTACCGCCTGCAGCAGGAGTCACTGATTGAGGTGGGCGAAGAGGTGGATATGCCTACAGAATACGGTCATTTCCGTATCATCCCCTTCCGTCAGAAGAGCAACGGACAGGAGCACTTCGCCCTGATAAAGGGTGAATGGAAAGAGGATGAACCCATCCTCGTACGCGTACATTCTTCATGTATGACGGGCGACATCCTGGGAAGCCGACGCTGCGATTGTGGCGAACAGCTCCACAAGGCCATGCAGAAGATAGAGAAAGAGGGCAAGGGTGTCATCGTATATATGCAGCAGGAAGGCCGCGGCATAGGACTGATGAATAAGTTGGCCGCCTACAAACTGCAGGAGGAAGGCTACGACACGGTAGATGCCAACCTCTGTCTGGGATTCAAGGCTGATGAGCGCGACTATGGTTGCGGTGCACAGATGTTGCGCCACATAGGCGTACACAAGATGCGTCTGATGACCAACAACCCCGTGAAACGCGTAGGACTGGAGGCCTACGGACTGGAAATCACGGAGAATGTGCCCATCGAGGTAACACCGAACGAATACAACCTCCGCTATCTGAGAACAAAACAAGAGCGCATGGGACACACACTACACCTGTAGTCCACCACGCTGACGAAAACCTAAGACCAAACACCAATAACACTAACCCAAATGAAAAAAATTATACCGATAGCACTATGGCTGGGCGCACTATCACTGATAGCTTGCGCCCTGCTGTGTTTTGAGTCCGACCTGCTTTGGAAGGTACAGCAACAGAACCTGTTCCTCTGTTCATCACTGTTCTTTAAGCAAATGATGGTGACGTCAGGTGGTATGCTCTCCTATCTTGGCACATTCTTTACACAGTTTTTCTACCATCCATGGATAGGCGTCGTGATGCTATGCGGCTGGTGGTGGCTGCTTATGTGGCTGGTGAAACGAGCGTTCCAGATACCCGACAGGTGGATGCTGCTGACGCTCATACCGGTGGGGTTCCTGCTGATAGCCGACACGAGTCTGGACTACTGGATTTACATCCTGAAGCTGAAGGGGTATTTTTTCTCGGCAACCATCGGCACCACAGTTGGCGTGGCATTATTATGGCTGTTCCGCATCCTGCCACATAACATTTGGTTACGCATGGGGCTTGTCGTGCTGACCGTGGCAACAGGCTATCCCCTGATGGGTGCCTATGCCCTGGCCACAGCCTTGCTGATGGGGATTTGGACATGGCGGCTGACAAACGCAAGAAAAGAAAACATCTGCGTGTCTGTCATTGCCCTACTGAGCATCATCGTCATCCCCCTGGCCTGTTATCGCTATGTGTACTATCAGACTCACATCAGCGATATCTACCTGACGGCACTTCCCGTCTTCACAGAAACAGAGACGCTATACGCCTACTATATCCCGTACTATCTGTTGG
Proteins encoded:
- a CDS encoding LptF/LptG family permease yields the protein MFRIKKLDIFIAKQFGLLFVGTFFICLFVLMMQFLWRYVDELIGKGLSMEILAQFFWYMALGLMPQAFPLAILLSSLIAYGNLGESSELTAIKAAGISLMQSMRSLIFIVLCIAGISFYFQNVVVPSANMQLKQLLVSMKQKSPELEIPEGTFYDGIPNSNLYVEKKDLKTGHLYGIMIYRQTGSYEDQTIILADSGMLQSTAEKKHLLLTLWNGEWFENMRSQDMGGTAEVPYRRESFGHKQILLDFDGDFNLADASNFTNDASAKSVMRILHDLDSIKLSNDSIGRSFFEEARNYTFRTEELTPQDSVKLQSLTAEDIPVMDSVYAKMNQDKQREVARQAARQAQNALSDVEMKSDYAKYQNRLERVHLLEAIGKFTLALSCIIFFFIGAPLGAIIRKGGLGVPVIVSVIVFLVFYLLDMTGMRMARDDNWTVWFGRSISTVVLAPLAVFFTYKANRDSTVFNIDAYRLFLMRILGLRMKRNITRKEVIIEEPKYRMDANMLQTINEDIAIYSETHKLLRWPSPIKVFFRAGDDHEIEHINEVLETTIEDLGYARDKHVLYTLNEYPIIATHAHTRPFEKKWLNIVSGLFLPLGIFFYCRMIRFRLRLYRDLRDISNTSNKLMPIIQELADKQKDKLLDETYKDYTKLEIQQNDGDIQAEQDK
- a CDS encoding bifunctional 3,4-dihydroxy-2-butanone-4-phosphate synthase/GTP cyclohydrolase II gives rise to the protein METFKLNKISEAIDDFRDGKFVIVVDDEDRENEGDLICAAEKITPEMVNFMLKYARGVLCAPITISRSEELDLPHQVSENTSVLGTPFTVTVDKLEGCTTGVSAHDRAATIQALADPASTPQTFGRPGHINPLYAQDNGVLRRSGHTEAAVDLCRLAGLYPAGALMEIMNDDGTMARMPELQAFAQEHNLKIITIKDLIAYRLQQESLIEVGEEVDMPTEYGHFRIIPFRQKSNGQEHFALIKGEWKEDEPILVRVHSSCMTGDILGSRRCDCGEQLHKAMQKIEKEGKGVIVYMQQEGRGIGLMNKLAAYKLQEEGYDTVDANLCLGFKADERDYGCGAQMLRHIGVHKMRLMTNNPVKRVGLEAYGLEITENVPIEVTPNEYNLRYLRTKQERMGHTLHL
- a CDS encoding START-like domain-containing protein encodes the protein MLKQRLNLEYPLAAGKPDLLWQLLSTDHGLERWLADRVVEDNGVMQLTWGSPYGEHHTLSANIVERQKNSHIRLQWVDEEEPEAYWEMRIGKSELTEELCLCVVDFAPAEDIEDLHELWDDNLDRLHQSSGF